The Cardiocondyla obscurior isolate alpha-2009 linkage group LG25, Cobs3.1, whole genome shotgun sequence genome has a segment encoding these proteins:
- the LOC139111831 gene encoding F-box/LRR-repeat protein 20 isoform X4 has protein sequence MKQSYMQLTWVFHDDEAQINKKLPKELLLRIFSYLDVVSLCRCAQVSKAWNVLALDGSNWQRIDLFDFQRDVEGPVIENISRRCGGFLRQLSLKGCQSIGNNSMRTLAQSCPNIEELNLSQCKRISDATCAALSSHCPKLQRLNLDSCPEITDMSLKDLAAGCPLLTHINLSWCELLTDNGVDALAKGCPELRSFLSKGCRQLTDKAVMCLARYCPNLEAINLHECRNITDDGVRELSERCPRLHYVCLSNCPNLTDATLISLAQHCPLLNVLECVACTHFTDTGFQALARNCKLLEKMDLEECLLITDATLTHLAMGCPRLEKLSLSHCELITDEGLRQIALSPCAAEHLAVLELDNCPNISDNGLNHLMQACHNLERIELYDCLHITREGIRKLRAHLPNLKVHAYFAPPTPPPSAGASRQRYCRCCVIL, from the exons ATGAAGCAATCCTACATGCAG CTAACATGGGTGTTTCACGATGACGAGGCGCAGATTAACAAGAAACTGCCAAAAGAATTGCTACTCAG AATTTTTTCATACCTCGATGTCGTATCGCTATGCCGTTGTGCCCAAGTAAGCAAAGCCTGGAACGTGTTGGCACTCGATGGGTCCAATTGGCAGAGGATCGATCTCTTCGATTTTCAACGAGACGtggag GGACCAGTAATAGAAAATATCTCGAGGCGCTGTGGCGGATTTCTCAGGCAGCTCTCACTCAAGGGATGTCAGAGCATCGGCAACAACTCGATGCGCACTTTAGCTCAGTCGTGTCCTAATATCGAGGAGCTCAATTTAAGCCAGTGCAAGAGGATCTCGGATGCGACATGCGCGGCCCTCAGCAGTCATTGCCCCAAGCTCCAGCGGCTGAATCTGGATTCTTGTCCGGAGATAACGGACATGTCCCTAAAGGATCTCGCAGCCGGCTGCCCGCTGCTCACTCACATCAATCTCTCGTGGTGTGAGCTGCTCACCGACAACGGGGTCGACGCGCTCGCCAAGGGCTGCCCGGAACTCCGCAGTTTCCTGAGCAAGGGCTGTCGCCAGCTCACGGATAAGGCCGTGATGTGCTTAGCGCGCTACTGTCCTAATCTCGAAGCGATTAATCTGCACGAGTGCAGG AATATAACGGACGATGGAGTCAGAGAACTTAGCGAACGGTGTCCACGGCTGCATTACGTTTGCCTGTCGAATTGCCCCAATTTAACAGACGCGACGTTGATTAGCCTGGCACAACACTGTCCACTTCTCAATGTACTCGAGTGCGTCGCGTGCACCCATTTCACGGATACGGGTTTTCAGGCCCTCGCGAGA AATTGCAAACTGCTCGAGAAAATGGATTTGGAAGAGTGCCTTTTAATCACCGACGCCACCCTCACTCACCTGGCGATGGGTTGCCCGAGATTGGAGAAACTA AGTCTTTCGCATTGTGAGTTAATCACAGACGAGGGCCTCCGACAAATCGCGCTGTCGCCGTGTGCGGCAGAACACCTAGCCGTCTTAGAGCTGGACAACTGCCCGAACATCTCGGACAACGGTCTGAACCACCTGATGCAGGCCTGTCACAATCTCGAGCGTATCGAACTTTACGACTGCCTACACATTACCAGAGAGGGCATACGTAAACTCAGA GCCCATCTACCGAACTTAAAGGTGCACGCGTATTTCGCACCACCGACCCCGCCACCCAGCGCGGGAGCCTCGCGACAACGATACTGTCGGTGCTGCGTCATTCTGTGA
- the LOC139111707 gene encoding peritrophin-1-like, with product MKKYCVVIVAVLAVVVTGLPENLPECPTSRNIRIPHPTNCTLYYACQNGEANIRICPEGLHFDNAIRMCNWPKGCISGTPRPNTQPTTLPDPRLCMGECPEFDSQWETIHLPYWNNCSLFCKCSNGKKFVFKCKKDLHFDQRLSVCNWPIPAKCPWRTKFIK from the exons ATGAAAA agTACTGCGTGGTAATCGTCGCTGTATTGGCAGTTGTCGTGACCGGATTACCTGAGAATTTGCCTGAATGTCCGACTTCACGCAACATCAGAATTCCTCATCCGACGAATTGCACCTTATATTACGCTTGTCAAAACGGCGAAGCGAATATTCGCATTTGTCCCGAAGGTCTGCACTTTGATAACGCTATTAGAATGTGTAACTGGCCTAAAGGATGTATCTCCGGAACGCCTCGACCGAATACTCAACCTACAACACTTCCCGACCCACGACTCTGCATGGGCGAATGCCCAGAATTTGATTCTCAATGGGAAACGATACATTTGCCTTACTGGAATAACTGTTCTTTGTTTTGCAAGTGTAGTAACGGCAAGAAGTTTGTTTTTAAATGCAAGAAAGACTTGCATTTTGATCAACGGCTCTCCGTTTGTAATTGGCCGATACCTGCCAAGTGCCCATGGAGaacgaaatttattaagtaG
- the LOC139111831 gene encoding F-box/LRR-repeat protein 20 isoform X3 — MPLCPSKQSLERVGTRWVQLAEDRSLRFSTRRGVFRNDMLFGAFCISFAHLEIKKSRLVINGAAVCAQGPVIENISRRCGGFLRQLSLKGCQSIGNNSMRTLAQSCPNIEELNLSQCKRISDATCAALSSHCPKLQRLNLDSCPEITDMSLKDLAAGCPLLTHINLSWCELLTDNGVDALAKGCPELRSFLSKGCRQLTDKAVMCLARYCPNLEAINLHECRNITDDGVRELSERCPRLHYVCLSNCPNLTDATLISLAQHCPLLNVLECVACTHFTDTGFQALARNCKLLEKMDLEECLLITDATLTHLAMGCPRLEKLSLSHCELITDEGLRQIALSPCAAEHLAVLELDNCPNISDNGLNHLMQACHNLERIELYDCLHITREGIRKLRAHLPNLKVHAYFAPPTPPPSAGASRQRYCRCCVIL; from the exons ATGCCGTTGTGCCCAAGTAAGCAAAGCCTGGAACGTGTTGGCACTCGATGGGTCCAATTGGCAGAGGATCGATCTCTTCGATTTTCAACGAGACGtggag tTTTCAGGAATGATATGTTGTTTGGGGCATTTTGTATATCCTTCGCGCacttagaaataaaaaaaagtagattaGTAATTAACGGGGCCGCTGTTTGTGCGCAGGGACCAGTAATAGAAAATATCTCGAGGCGCTGTGGCGGATTTCTCAGGCAGCTCTCACTCAAGGGATGTCAGAGCATCGGCAACAACTCGATGCGCACTTTAGCTCAGTCGTGTCCTAATATCGAGGAGCTCAATTTAAGCCAGTGCAAGAGGATCTCGGATGCGACATGCGCGGCCCTCAGCAGTCATTGCCCCAAGCTCCAGCGGCTGAATCTGGATTCTTGTCCGGAGATAACGGACATGTCCCTAAAGGATCTCGCAGCCGGCTGCCCGCTGCTCACTCACATCAATCTCTCGTGGTGTGAGCTGCTCACCGACAACGGGGTCGACGCGCTCGCCAAGGGCTGCCCGGAACTCCGCAGTTTCCTGAGCAAGGGCTGTCGCCAGCTCACGGATAAGGCCGTGATGTGCTTAGCGCGCTACTGTCCTAATCTCGAAGCGATTAATCTGCACGAGTGCAGG AATATAACGGACGATGGAGTCAGAGAACTTAGCGAACGGTGTCCACGGCTGCATTACGTTTGCCTGTCGAATTGCCCCAATTTAACAGACGCGACGTTGATTAGCCTGGCACAACACTGTCCACTTCTCAATGTACTCGAGTGCGTCGCGTGCACCCATTTCACGGATACGGGTTTTCAGGCCCTCGCGAGA AATTGCAAACTGCTCGAGAAAATGGATTTGGAAGAGTGCCTTTTAATCACCGACGCCACCCTCACTCACCTGGCGATGGGTTGCCCGAGATTGGAGAAACTA AGTCTTTCGCATTGTGAGTTAATCACAGACGAGGGCCTCCGACAAATCGCGCTGTCGCCGTGTGCGGCAGAACACCTAGCCGTCTTAGAGCTGGACAACTGCCCGAACATCTCGGACAACGGTCTGAACCACCTGATGCAGGCCTGTCACAATCTCGAGCGTATCGAACTTTACGACTGCCTACACATTACCAGAGAGGGCATACGTAAACTCAGA GCCCATCTACCGAACTTAAAGGTGCACGCGTATTTCGCACCACCGACCCCGCCACCCAGCGCGGGAGCCTCGCGACAACGATACTGTCGGTGCTGCGTCATTCTGTGA
- the LOC139111831 gene encoding F-box/LRR-repeat protein 20 isoform X1, which produces MIHSGRTRLEKKVNLQQLGVGGGGQGVGQGVLAIEETEKGGGGTGGQWWKQQHPSYHHHYHQHHHHQQHYHHQGGYYTQTHTHNPVTTMKQSYMQLTWVFHDDEAQINKKLPKELLLRIFSYLDVVSLCRCAQVSKAWNVLALDGSNWQRIDLFDFQRDVEGPVIENISRRCGGFLRQLSLKGCQSIGNNSMRTLAQSCPNIEELNLSQCKRISDATCAALSSHCPKLQRLNLDSCPEITDMSLKDLAAGCPLLTHINLSWCELLTDNGVDALAKGCPELRSFLSKGCRQLTDKAVMCLARYCPNLEAINLHECRNITDDGVRELSERCPRLHYVCLSNCPNLTDATLISLAQHCPLLNVLECVACTHFTDTGFQALARNCKLLEKMDLEECLLITDATLTHLAMGCPRLEKLSLSHCELITDEGLRQIALSPCAAEHLAVLELDNCPNISDNGLNHLMQACHNLERIELYDCLHITREGIRKLRAHLPNLKVHAYFAPPTPPPSAGASRQRYCRCCVIL; this is translated from the exons ATGATACACTCCGGGCGCACCAGGCTCGAG aaaaaagtaaaCCTCCAACAGTTAGGAGTGGGCGGAGGGGGCCAAGGGGTCGGACAAGGGGTACTGGCGATCGAGGAGACGGAAAAAGGAGGCGGCGGTACCGGTGGACAATGGTGGAAGCAGCAGCATCCATCCTATCATCACCATTATCATCAACATCATCATCATCAACAACATTATCATCATCAGGGCGGTTATTACACGCAAACGCATACTCACAACCCTGTCACTACCATGAAGCAATCCTACATGCAG CTAACATGGGTGTTTCACGATGACGAGGCGCAGATTAACAAGAAACTGCCAAAAGAATTGCTACTCAG AATTTTTTCATACCTCGATGTCGTATCGCTATGCCGTTGTGCCCAAGTAAGCAAAGCCTGGAACGTGTTGGCACTCGATGGGTCCAATTGGCAGAGGATCGATCTCTTCGATTTTCAACGAGACGtggag GGACCAGTAATAGAAAATATCTCGAGGCGCTGTGGCGGATTTCTCAGGCAGCTCTCACTCAAGGGATGTCAGAGCATCGGCAACAACTCGATGCGCACTTTAGCTCAGTCGTGTCCTAATATCGAGGAGCTCAATTTAAGCCAGTGCAAGAGGATCTCGGATGCGACATGCGCGGCCCTCAGCAGTCATTGCCCCAAGCTCCAGCGGCTGAATCTGGATTCTTGTCCGGAGATAACGGACATGTCCCTAAAGGATCTCGCAGCCGGCTGCCCGCTGCTCACTCACATCAATCTCTCGTGGTGTGAGCTGCTCACCGACAACGGGGTCGACGCGCTCGCCAAGGGCTGCCCGGAACTCCGCAGTTTCCTGAGCAAGGGCTGTCGCCAGCTCACGGATAAGGCCGTGATGTGCTTAGCGCGCTACTGTCCTAATCTCGAAGCGATTAATCTGCACGAGTGCAGG AATATAACGGACGATGGAGTCAGAGAACTTAGCGAACGGTGTCCACGGCTGCATTACGTTTGCCTGTCGAATTGCCCCAATTTAACAGACGCGACGTTGATTAGCCTGGCACAACACTGTCCACTTCTCAATGTACTCGAGTGCGTCGCGTGCACCCATTTCACGGATACGGGTTTTCAGGCCCTCGCGAGA AATTGCAAACTGCTCGAGAAAATGGATTTGGAAGAGTGCCTTTTAATCACCGACGCCACCCTCACTCACCTGGCGATGGGTTGCCCGAGATTGGAGAAACTA AGTCTTTCGCATTGTGAGTTAATCACAGACGAGGGCCTCCGACAAATCGCGCTGTCGCCGTGTGCGGCAGAACACCTAGCCGTCTTAGAGCTGGACAACTGCCCGAACATCTCGGACAACGGTCTGAACCACCTGATGCAGGCCTGTCACAATCTCGAGCGTATCGAACTTTACGACTGCCTACACATTACCAGAGAGGGCATACGTAAACTCAGA GCCCATCTACCGAACTTAAAGGTGCACGCGTATTTCGCACCACCGACCCCGCCACCCAGCGCGGGAGCCTCGCGACAACGATACTGTCGGTGCTGCGTCATTCTGTGA
- the Ap-2mu gene encoding AP-2 complex subunit mu: MIGGLFVYNHKGEVLISRVYRDDIGRNAVDAFRVNVIHARQQVRSPVTNIARTSFFHIKRANIWLAAVTKQNVNAAMVFELLLKIIDVMQSYFGKISEENIKNNFVLIYELLDEILDFGYPQNCDTGVLKTFITQQGVKSATKEEQAQITSQVTGQIGWRREGIKYRRNELFLDVLEYVNLLMSPQGQVLSAHVAGKVVMKSYLSGMPECKFGINDKIVMEAKGMKGGGGLGGGSDDPTGARSGKPVVVIDDCQFHQCVKLSKFETEHSISFIPPDGEFELMRYRTTKDISLPFRVIPLVREVGRTKMEVKAVLKSNFKPSLLGQKIEVRVPTPLNTAGVQLICLKGKAKYKASENAIVWKIKRMAGMKETQLSAEIDLLETDTKKKWTRPPISMNFEVPFAPSGFKVRYLKVFESKLNYSDHDVIKWVRYIGRSGLYETRC, encoded by the exons ATGATAGGGGGTCTGTTTGTTTATAATCACAAGGGTGAGGTGCTCATCTCCCGAGTGTACCGAGATGATATTGGTCGCAATGCAGTGGACGCGTTTCGCGTTAACGTCATCCACGCGCGGCAGCAAGTACGTTCGCCTGTAACCAACATTGCCAGAACAtcattttttcatataaagcGTGCCAACATCTGGTTGGCCGCTGTCACCAAACAGAATGTTAACGCAGCTATGGTATTCGAACTGCTGCTGAAGATCATCGACGTTATGCAATCATATTTCGGCAAGATTTCAGAAGAAAACATCAAGAACAACTTTGTGCTCATTTATGAGCTGCTTGATG aGATACTTGACTTTGGATATCCACAGAACTGTGATACAGGAGTGTTGAAGACATTTATCACTCAACAAGGTGTGAAATCAGCGACCAAGGAAGAACAAGCTCAAATAACATCGCAGGTTACCGGTCAAATCGGATGGAGGCGAGAGGGTATCAAGTATAGACGTAACGAGCTTTTCTTAGACGTACTTGAATATGTGAATCTATTAATGAGTCCTCAGGGTCAGGTTCTTAGTGCACATGTTGCTGGAAAG gtggTAATGAAATCTTATTTATCCGGTATGCCGGAATGCAAGTTCGGGATTAATGATAAGATCGTTATGGAAGCTAAGGGCATGAAAGGAGGCGGCGGATTAGGAGGCGGCAGTGACGATCCTACTGGCGCTAGATCCGGTAAACCGGTTGTCGTTATTGATGACTGCCAATTTCATCAATGCGTTAAGCTTAGCAAATTTGAGACCGAACATTCCATTAGTTTTATACCGCCGGATGGTGAATTTGAGCTGATGAG ATATCGTACCACGAAGGATATATCGTTACCTTTTCGCGTGATACCGTTAGTGCGTGAGGTGGGTCGAACGAAAATGGAAGTTAAAGCAGTTCTGAAATCAAACTTCAAGCCCTCGTTACTGGGGCAGAAAATAGAGGTGCGCGTACCAACACCATTGAACACCGCCGGCGTGCAGCTGATATGTTTGAAGGGTAAGGCAAAATATAAAGCATCGGAGAATGCGATTGTATGGAAAATCAAGCGCATGGCCGGCATGAAGGAGACACAGCTGTCCGCCGAGATCGATCTTCTGGAGACGGACACGAAGAAGAAATGGACGAGACCACCGATATCGATGAATTTTGAAGTGCCGTTTGCGCCTTCCGGTTTCAAAGTGCGCTATCTGAAAGTTTTCGAGTCCAAATTGAATTACTCCGATCACGACGTGATCAAATGGGTTCGTTACATAGGTCGCAGTGGCCTGTATGAGACACGATGTTAA
- the LOC139111831 gene encoding F-box/LRR-repeat protein 20 isoform X2, protein MIHSGRTRLELTWVFHDDEAQINKKLPKELLLRIFSYLDVVSLCRCAQVSKAWNVLALDGSNWQRIDLFDFQRDVEGPVIENISRRCGGFLRQLSLKGCQSIGNNSMRTLAQSCPNIEELNLSQCKRISDATCAALSSHCPKLQRLNLDSCPEITDMSLKDLAAGCPLLTHINLSWCELLTDNGVDALAKGCPELRSFLSKGCRQLTDKAVMCLARYCPNLEAINLHECRNITDDGVRELSERCPRLHYVCLSNCPNLTDATLISLAQHCPLLNVLECVACTHFTDTGFQALARNCKLLEKMDLEECLLITDATLTHLAMGCPRLEKLSLSHCELITDEGLRQIALSPCAAEHLAVLELDNCPNISDNGLNHLMQACHNLERIELYDCLHITREGIRKLRAHLPNLKVHAYFAPPTPPPSAGASRQRYCRCCVIL, encoded by the exons ATGATACACTCCGGGCGCACCAGGCTCGAG CTAACATGGGTGTTTCACGATGACGAGGCGCAGATTAACAAGAAACTGCCAAAAGAATTGCTACTCAG AATTTTTTCATACCTCGATGTCGTATCGCTATGCCGTTGTGCCCAAGTAAGCAAAGCCTGGAACGTGTTGGCACTCGATGGGTCCAATTGGCAGAGGATCGATCTCTTCGATTTTCAACGAGACGtggag GGACCAGTAATAGAAAATATCTCGAGGCGCTGTGGCGGATTTCTCAGGCAGCTCTCACTCAAGGGATGTCAGAGCATCGGCAACAACTCGATGCGCACTTTAGCTCAGTCGTGTCCTAATATCGAGGAGCTCAATTTAAGCCAGTGCAAGAGGATCTCGGATGCGACATGCGCGGCCCTCAGCAGTCATTGCCCCAAGCTCCAGCGGCTGAATCTGGATTCTTGTCCGGAGATAACGGACATGTCCCTAAAGGATCTCGCAGCCGGCTGCCCGCTGCTCACTCACATCAATCTCTCGTGGTGTGAGCTGCTCACCGACAACGGGGTCGACGCGCTCGCCAAGGGCTGCCCGGAACTCCGCAGTTTCCTGAGCAAGGGCTGTCGCCAGCTCACGGATAAGGCCGTGATGTGCTTAGCGCGCTACTGTCCTAATCTCGAAGCGATTAATCTGCACGAGTGCAGG AATATAACGGACGATGGAGTCAGAGAACTTAGCGAACGGTGTCCACGGCTGCATTACGTTTGCCTGTCGAATTGCCCCAATTTAACAGACGCGACGTTGATTAGCCTGGCACAACACTGTCCACTTCTCAATGTACTCGAGTGCGTCGCGTGCACCCATTTCACGGATACGGGTTTTCAGGCCCTCGCGAGA AATTGCAAACTGCTCGAGAAAATGGATTTGGAAGAGTGCCTTTTAATCACCGACGCCACCCTCACTCACCTGGCGATGGGTTGCCCGAGATTGGAGAAACTA AGTCTTTCGCATTGTGAGTTAATCACAGACGAGGGCCTCCGACAAATCGCGCTGTCGCCGTGTGCGGCAGAACACCTAGCCGTCTTAGAGCTGGACAACTGCCCGAACATCTCGGACAACGGTCTGAACCACCTGATGCAGGCCTGTCACAATCTCGAGCGTATCGAACTTTACGACTGCCTACACATTACCAGAGAGGGCATACGTAAACTCAGA GCCCATCTACCGAACTTAAAGGTGCACGCGTATTTCGCACCACCGACCCCGCCACCCAGCGCGGGAGCCTCGCGACAACGATACTGTCGGTGCTGCGTCATTCTGTGA